One Solanum pennellii chromosome 10, SPENNV200 genomic region harbors:
- the LOC107001242 gene encoding uncharacterized protein LOC107001242 gives MEAEEEERREEQILVQQGQVLVLLQHQLNHNQAQREDEVDQEVIQNSATGRERGTGLTRSGRGRGTETGNGTRIGVAADCSGPTRRGRGTGTDLAGRERGTTTSVARRERGRGTGVAATGTDVAGATRGGKRTRMVGMGILHTQNGFTIHNITWNAYELFISTGHLGHYKQRSDLKWKGKADVTQQGLQEMRENKRRRTRCDCISLIFLLSLFETIVQPVVHYFNGYSYAVVTAIM, from the exons ATGGAGGCAGAGGAAGAGGAAAGGAGAGAGGAACAAATACTAGTTCAACAAGGTCAAGTGTTGGTTCTTCTACaacaccaactaaatcacaatcAAGCACAAAGAGAGGACGAGGTCGACCAAGAGGTTATACAAAATAG TGCTACTGGAAGGGAAAGAGGAACTGGTTTAACTAGAAGTGGAAGGGGAAGAGGAACTGAAACTGGTAATGGAACAAGAATTGGTGTTGCTGCTGATTGTTCTGGTCCCACTAGAAGGGGAAGAGGGACTGGAACTGATTTAGCTGGAAGGGAAAGAGGAACAACAACAAGTGTAGCTAGAAGGGAAAGAGGAAGAGGAACTGGTGTAGCTGCTACTGGTACTGATGTTGCTGGTGCTACTAGAGGGGGGAAGAGGACAAGAATGGTTGGAATGGGGATATTACATACACAAAATGGTTTTACAATCCACAATATAA CCTGGAATGCCTATGAACTTTTCATCAGTACTGGACATCTAGGGCATTATAAACAAAGATCTGATTTAAAATGGAAAGGAAAGGCTGATGTAACTCAACAAGGTCTTCAAGAGATGAGagaaaacaaaagaaggagAACAAG ATGTGACTGcattagtttgatatttttactgTCTCTTTTTGAAACAATTGTTCAACCAGTTGTGCATTACTTTAATGGGTACAGTTATGCAGTTGTGACTGCAATAATGTGA